GGACAGCAGCAGGCCGAGGTTGACGTACGCGGTCGCGGTGATCAACGTGCCCTGCAGCACGACGCAGGCGGCCAGCGCACCGGTGCTGAACGACCCGGCGAGCCGCCCGAAGGACCGGCCGGACCGCTGGCACCTGCGCAGCCGCGGCCCCGCGACCAGCGCGAGCACTCCGAGCACCGCCACCACGACCCACGCGTAGTTCACCGCGGTGGCCAGCACCGGAACCCAGGACGGCGAGGTGGGCCAGCGCCCCATGAAGAGCACGTGGACCACCAGCATCGCGGCCAGCAGTGCCCGCATCGTGCGCGCGCCCTGCGCCACCGCCAGCTCTTCCTGGTACTCGTCGGCGATCAGCGCCAGCGGGCCGAACTCGGCCACCGCGCGGGCCTGCGCCGTGGTGTCGGGGAAACCCGCGTCCCGGTAGCAGGACGCGGCGTCCTCGAGGCCGTTCCTGGCTTCGGTGAGCAGTTCGGCCTTCGCGGCCCGGGGCCCGTCCAGCCGGGCCCCGAGCCGGTCGAGGTAGTCGTCGATCAGGCTTTGGCCGGCCATGGGCCGCTCCCGAGAACGCCTTCGATGGCCACGGTGAACTCCCGCCACGCCGTGCGCTGGTTGGCCAGTTCGCGTTCGCCGGACGAAGTCAGCTTGTAGGTCCGCCGCTGTCTGCCGGAGACGGTGCTCCACTCGCTGCGCACGAAACCCGCGCGCTCCAGGCGGCGCAGCGCCGGGTAGACGGTTCCGGTCGGGAGGTCGAGCGCTCCGCCGCTGCGCAGCTGCAACGCCTCGATGATCGCGTACCCGTGCAGTTCCCTGCCGTCCAGGGTGGCCAGCAGCAGAGCGTCCAAATGCCCGCGCAAGGCGTCTGACTTCACACCGGGAAGTGTAGTGCTCCGCACCCGTTCAAGGTAGTGCCGCTACTTATCCCCAGGACGGCGCGCATCGGCGGCCGGTCGGTGAGCGCGATCGCGGTGGTCTCCGGCAACCACTCCCCCGCGACCTGGGTGAACTGGACGAAGTCCGCGCTGTCGGCCGC
The window above is part of the Allokutzneria albata genome. Proteins encoded here:
- a CDS encoding permease prefix domain 1-containing protein; this translates as MAGQSLIDDYLDRLGARLDGPRAAKAELLTEARNGLEDAASCYRDAGFPDTTAQARAVAEFGPLALIADEYQEELAVAQGARTMRALLAAMLVVHVLFMGRWPTSPSWVPVLATAVNYAWVVVAVLGVLALVAGPRLRRCQRSGRSFGRLAGSFSTGALAACVVLQGTLITATAYVNLGLLLSPAILATLGIGLVVMVRLVGMTRRCFTVSAAA
- a CDS encoding PadR family transcriptional regulator — protein: MKSDALRGHLDALLLATLDGRELHGYAIIEALQLRSGGALDLPTGTVYPALRRLERAGFVRSEWSTVSGRQRRTYKLTSSGERELANQRTAWREFTVAIEGVLGSGPWPAKA